TACCGTCCGGAGGATCTTCCGGCGCTGGTGCGCCCGATCCTGGACGACGAAGCCGACATGGTGACCGGCTCCAAGCAGGGCAAGTACGAAAAGGCCTTTGTCAGCGGCATTTACAACCGGCTCTGTCGCTGGCTGTTCGGGGTTAAGGTCGAGGACCTCAATTCGGTCAAAGCCTATCGCGCCGAGATCATGCGGATCGTTCCGATGCGGCCCGACTGGCATCGCTACATGGTCGTGATCGCGGCGGTCGAGGGCTATCGGCTGACCTCACGTCCGGTGCCGCTCTACCCGCGCACGGCCGGTGCATCAAAGTTTACCTGGACCCGCATTCCGGTCGGCGTGATCGATCTGCTTTCGGTCTGGTTCCAGCTGCGTTTCGGCCGCAAGCCCATGCTGTTCTTCGGCGTGGGTGGCGCTCTGCTGTTCCTGGTCGGGTTTCTTGGGGGCGTGGCTGCGCTGATACTCCGGTTCGGCTATGGCATCGGATTCCGCCCCCTGCTCAATCTGATCGAGACGATGGTCATCAGCGGTATCGTGCTCTTCGGCTTCGGTTTCGTGGCGGAGATGGTGGCGAGTTTCCGAGAGGAAACCCGTCAGTTGCTGGCCGCGCGCTCCGACGAGACATCCGATGGTCCGGGACGGTAGATCCAGCGTGTCCCGACCGGACCGGCGTCGGAGTCGATTCCGGTAACCGGAGTCGCCCACCCGTGAAGGTTCTCGTCGTCAGTCACAACTTTCCTCGCTTTGCCGGCGATCCGGCAGGCGCGTTTGTTGCGCGGCTTGCGGGAGCCCTCGGCCAGCGCGGTGTCGACGTTCGCGCCGTGGTGCCGCATGCGGCTGGGTTGGCCGAGGCTGATACGATCGAGGGCGTTCCGGTGCGCCGAGTCCGGTACGGTCCGGATCGGTGGGAGCGGGTGGCCTACACCGGTCAGTTGCATCGCAGCGCGTTTTCCAAGCCGGCGACGGCGCTCATGCTGGTGCCGTTCTTACTGGCTCTGCGTCGGGCGGTCCGGCAGGAAGCGGCGCAGTTTCAGCCCGATCTCATCCATGCCCACTGGTGGTTCCCGGGAGGGTGGGCTGCTCTGGCGGCCGGTCGACCGGTCGTCGTTACCTGCCACGGAAGCGATGTCCGGCTTCTCGAGCATTCGCGATTGGCGCGCCTCCTCGGTCGAGGGGTGCTGAGGAAGGCCGCTGCGGTAACGGCCGTTTCGCAGTTCCTGCTCGACGGGGTGGCGGCGCAGTCCGGGCCGCTGCGTGAGACGCTCGTGACACGGATGCCGATCGACCTGCCGGTATTCGAAGCTGGCAGGGCGGTGGCGAAGGCGGATCCGCCGATCGTTCTCTACGCCGGGAACCTGGTGCCGACCAAGGGGGTCGACACGCTGCTCGACGCCATCGGGATCCTGGTCGGTCGAGGCATCAGGGTACGGCTTCGGATTCTGGGGCAGGGCGGCGAGGAAGGGCGCCTCCGCGCGAGGGCTGAACAGTTGGGGCTCGGCTCGGTGGTCGAGTGGTCGCCATTTTTACCGCAGCAGGCGATGCCGGCCGAATA
The Gemmatimonadales bacterium genome window above contains:
- a CDS encoding glycosyltransferase; this translates as MKVLVVSHNFPRFAGDPAGAFVARLAGALGQRGVDVRAVVPHAAGLAEADTIEGVPVRRVRYGPDRWERVAYTGQLHRSAFSKPATALMLVPFLLALRRAVRQEAAQFQPDLIHAHWWFPGGWAALAAGRPVVVTCHGSDVRLLEHSRLARLLGRGVLRKAAAVTAVSQFLLDGVAAQSGPLRETLVTRMPIDLPVFEAGRAVAKADPPIVLYAGNLVPTKGVDTLLDAIGILVGRGIRVRLRILGQGGEEGRLRARAEQLGLGSVVEWSPFLPQQAMPAEYGRASVTVLPSRGGTEGLGLTLVEALAAGSAVVGTRSGGIPEVVEDELTGRLVPPDHPGALADALVSLLSNPGELARLTEQGQRRVSREYGVDAAVTTFLELFRRVAPD
- a CDS encoding glycosyltransferase, translating into MISVAPRHLDVSVLVPAKDEAENLPEFLRQCNEALGGAGFSFEVVVVDDGSRDRTAAVLAEQTARYQWLRVVTHRRQRGIADALRSGSEAARGDILVFYPADLQYRPEDLPALVRPILDDEADMVTGSKQGKYEKAFVSGIYNRLCRWLFGVKVEDLNSVKAYRAEIMRIVPMRPDWHRYMVVIAAVEGYRLTSRPVPLYPRTAGASKFTWTRIPVGVIDLLSVWFQLRFGRKPMLFFGVGGALLFLVGFLGGVAALILRFGYGIGFRPLLNLIETMVISGIVLFGFGFVAEMVASFREETRQLLAARSDETSDGPGR